The bacterium DNA window TCGACGCCGAGCAGGAGGCTCTGCGGCGGGCCGACTCGATCGTCTTCCAGTTCCCGTTCTACTGGTACGGCGTCCCGGGGATCCTCAAGGAGTGGATGGACCGGGTGCTCACCTACGGCTTCGCCTACGGCTCGACGGGCGACAAGCTGCGCGGCAAGGACTTCCTGGTCTCGACGACCATCGGCGGCCC harbors:
- a CDS encoding NAD(P)H-dependent oxidoreductase → MTTLVVLGHPDLAGKSIANRIIVERVRTLPQLAVRDLYREYPTFDIRVDAEQEALRRADSIVFQFPFYWYGVPGILKEWMDRVLTYGFAYGSTGDKLRGKDFLVSTTIGGP